The Deltaproteobacteria bacterium genome includes a region encoding these proteins:
- a CDS encoding (2Fe-2S) ferredoxin domain-containing protein translates to MKLEELREIKERAKREMELRQKGKGIKRVVVGMGTCGIGAGAREVMAAILDEISKRGIVDVEVTQTGCAGYCEHEPMVTVIDEGGRVIYGKVTPDDAREIVEKHLLGGTVLGHLVFEPS, encoded by the coding sequence ATGAAGCTTGAGGAGTTGAGGGAGATAAAGGAGAGGGCCAAGAGGGAGATGGAGCTCAGGCAGAAGGGGAAGGGGATCAAGAGGGTAGTAGTGGGAATGGGGACCTGTGGCATCGGAGCTGGGGCCAGAGAGGTGATGGCAGCCATTCTAGATGAGATATCTAAGAGGGGAATTGTTGATGTAGAGGTGACTCAGACAGGTTGTGCTGGCTACTGTGAACATGAACCCATGGTGACGGTGATCGATGAAGGAGGGAGGGTCATCTATGGAAAGGTGACCCCAGATGATGCTAGGGAGATAGTGGAAAAGCACCTCTTGGGGGGTACAGTCTTAGGGCACCTGGTCTTTGAGCCTAGCTAG
- a CDS encoding ATP-binding protein, whose translation MLELSLHILDIVQNSIVAGADLIEIEIEEDRGRDYLLISIRDNGRGIPKEDLLRVTDPFYTSRETRRVGLGLSLLQQAALQCDGDLEVKSGQDRGTEVKAYFKHSHIDRMPLGDMAKTMSILIGANPQIDFCYHHRLEGDEFKLDARLLRENLDGVPLNDHNVIAFILQEVGEWMERRNCRLREDRDEA comes from the coding sequence ATGTTGGAGTTGTCCCTTCATATCTTGGACATAGTTCAGAACTCTATTGTGGCTGGGGCAGACCTAATAGAGATAGAGATCGAAGAGGATAGAGGGAGGGACTATCTTCTGATCTCCATAAGGGATAACGGCCGGGGTATTCCGAAGGAAGATTTACTCAGGGTTACCGACCCGTTTTATACTTCCCGTGAGACCAGGAGGGTGGGATTAGGCCTGTCTTTGCTGCAACAGGCAGCTCTTCAGTGTGACGGTGATCTGGAGGTCAAATCTGGTCAGGACCGAGGGACTGAGGTGAAGGCCTATTTCAAACACAGTCATATAGACAGGATGCCCCTGGGGGATATGGCGAAGACGATGAGTATTTTGATAGGCGCTAATCCACAGATAGATTTCTGTTATCACCATAGGTTAGAAGGGGATGAGTTTAAATTGGATGCCCGGTTATTGAGGGAGAACCTGGATGGGGTCCCCTTGAATGACCATAATGTCATCGCCTTTATCCTCCAGGAGGTCGGTGAATGGATGGAGAGGAGGAACTGTAGGTTGAGGGAGGACAGAGATGAAGCTTGA
- a CDS encoding serine kinase, with protein MKLADLVNDLQLVAKAAQGGLDREVKGGYASDLLSDVMANSREGDIWVTIQGHPNIVAVATLRDLAGIIMANGRQPDAETVQRAEEEGVPILCTPMPTFEVVGRLYRLGIYGQR; from the coding sequence ATGAAGCTTGCAGATTTAGTAAATGATCTCCAGTTGGTTGCAAAGGCCGCCCAAGGGGGGCTCGACAGAGAAGTGAAGGGGGGATATGCCAGCGACCTGCTCAGTGATGTCATGGCCAACAGCAGGGAGGGGGATATCTGGGTGACCATCCAGGGTCATCCTAACATCGTGGCAGTGGCCACCCTGCGGGACCTGGCGGGGATCATCATGGCCAATGGCCGACAGCCCGATGCGGAGACCGTGCAGCGGGCCGAAGAGGAAGGTGTCCCTATCCTGTGTACTCCCATGCCGACCTTTGAGGTCGTGGGCAGACTCTATCGCTTGGGTATATATGGCCAACGTTGA
- a CDS encoding (2Fe-2S) ferredoxin domain-containing protein, which produces MTLEDLKKIREDAQRAAKLREGEGSIKVIVHMGTTGIAAGAREVIAAFTLELSKRNITGVTVVQSGDFILESEEPAVTVVKPNEPKVTYGRMTPEKVSRILVEHILGERIIEEWVVAKEEE; this is translated from the coding sequence ATGACGCTGGAGGATCTCAAGAAGATCCGAGAAGATGCTCAGAGGGCGGCCAAGCTCAGGGAGGGTGAGGGGTCTATTAAGGTCATCGTCCATATGGGAACCACAGGGATTGCCGCTGGTGCTCGGGAGGTGATAGCCGCCTTTACCCTGGAATTGTCCAAACGGAACATCACCGGTGTGACCGTTGTGCAAAGCGGTGATTTCATCCTGGAGAGTGAAGAGCCAGCCGTTACCGTTGTAAAACCCAATGAGCCCAAGGTCACCTATGGGAGGATGACCCCTGAAAAGGTAAGCCGCATCTTGGTAGAACATATCTTGGGGGAAAGGATCATTGAAGAATGGGTTGTGGCTAAGGAGGAAGAATAA
- the nuoE gene encoding NADH-quinone oxidoreductase subunit NuoE: MGNKEGFSKQDLKVFHRIIDKYKGQKGALIPVLQDIQDYYGYLPLKLQEIIAEGLGVPASEVFGVVTFYNFFTMVPRGRHTIKVCLGTACYVRGGKKILERLQKDLDVEVGGTTEDLRFSLEVVRCLGACGLAPTMMIDKEVHQRLNPTKLKEVWEGYK; the protein is encoded by the coding sequence ATGGGAAATAAGGAGGGATTTTCTAAGCAGGATCTGAAGGTCTTTCACCGTATTATAGATAAGTACAAAGGGCAGAAGGGCGCCTTAATCCCCGTCTTACAGGATATCCAAGACTATTACGGTTATCTCCCCTTGAAGCTCCAGGAGATCATTGCTGAAGGCCTGGGGGTCCCTGCCAGTGAGGTATTTGGTGTGGTGACCTTTTACAACTTTTTTACCATGGTCCCCAGGGGGAGACATACCATCAAGGTATGCCTGGGTACGGCCTGTTATGTGAGAGGTGGCAAAAAGATTCTGGAGCGATTGCAGAAAGACCTGGATGTGGAGGTGGGAGGGACCACAGAAGACCTGAGGTTTTCCTTGGAAGTGGTTCGCTGCCTGGGTGCCTGTGGCCTTGCACCTACAATGATGATAGACAAAGAGGTCCATCAGAGGTTGAATCCGACGAAATTAAAGGAGGTCTGGGAAGGATATAAATAA
- a CDS encoding PHP domain-containing protein: MLRVYTSDLHIHSCLSPCADLEMAPKDIVRRAAEEGLDIISITDHNSGKNVEAVIQAAEGSPVSIFPGMEVQTIEEVHILTFFKDLNALREWDEIVYEGLPDVPNNPDYFGDQPIVNMEGEILGFEEKLLLNSVQMTVDQVFKEVERWGGYCLPAHVDRGSFGLIGQLGFIPSNLNIVAVEVHDLHRADQLTELKGLRFITSSDAHFLSEVGGRRSDLLMEGVSFSELKMALEGRKGREIVSLR, translated from the coding sequence ATGTTGAGGGTTTATACCTCAGATCTCCATATCCATAGCTGTCTTTCCCCCTGCGCAGATCTGGAGATGGCCCCCAAGGATATCGTGAGACGGGCTGCGGAGGAGGGATTAGACATAATAAGCATCACCGATCATAATTCGGGTAAGAATGTCGAGGCCGTCATACAGGCGGCAGAAGGATCCCCAGTATCGATCTTTCCGGGAATGGAGGTGCAGACCATTGAGGAGGTGCATATATTGACCTTTTTCAAGGACCTCAACGCCCTGAGGGAGTGGGATGAAATTGTCTATGAGGGCTTGCCCGATGTACCGAACAACCCCGATTACTTTGGGGACCAACCCATCGTCAACATGGAGGGGGAGATACTGGGATTTGAGGAGAAATTATTGCTTAATTCCGTTCAGATGACCGTTGATCAGGTCTTCAAGGAGGTGGAGAGATGGGGGGGGTATTGCCTCCCCGCCCATGTCGATAGGGGTTCCTTTGGCCTTATTGGACAATTGGGGTTTATTCCCTCCAACCTCAATATCGTTGCTGTTGAGGTACACGACCTCCATAGGGCAGACCAGCTCACTGAGCTGAAGGGCCTGCGTTTTATCACCTCCTCCGATGCACACTTCCTGTCCGAGGTGGGGGGGAGAAGGTCCGATCTCCTCATGGAGGGGGTCTCTTTTTCAGAACTCAAGATGGCCCTTGAAGGCAGAAAAGGGAGGGAGATTGTCTCCCTTCGATAG